A single region of the Deltaproteobacteria bacterium genome encodes:
- a CDS encoding AMP-binding protein, which translates to MKEKTLPALLKRNAERYGNARTALREKEYGIWQSVSWQQYYQHVKNFALGLKALGYGRGDKVAIIGDNRPEWLYAELAAQALGAVPLGIYQDSILTEVAYIINHSEARLVVAEDQEQVDKILEMQDELPRLERIVYTDLKGMRGYDDAKLIYFPEVEKLGRNYEAEHSGEFENSLQEITENDVALISYTSGTTGFPKGSLLTHRNMLKMALNLNAVDPKYESDEFVSFLPLPWIGEQMMAVSSALAIGFSVNFPEEPETATADIYEIGPHVMFSPPRVWEGLSRSVMVKHLDATWLKRQVYRLCMPIGYRMADYKFAKKKPPFVWRLLYAVAYLALFRALKDRLGFLRLRTASTGGAALGPDVFRFFHAIGVNLKQIYGQTEISGISCIHRDGDIDFDTVGLPIPETEIRIYNPDPSGVGEIISRSPALFQGYYKDEEATKKTVVAGWLHSGDAGYINEAGHLVCIDRIADLMRLEDGTQFSPMFIENKLKFCPYIVEAVVLGHEKPYVTAMICIDYKHTGKWAEDRRLTYTTYTDLAGKTEVYDLVEQEVVRVNLSLPEGARIRKFLLLYKELDPDDEELTRTKKIRRRFINEKYSREIAGLYSDKDKVDIESLIRYQDGKTSTLRTSLQIRSVDSLEHYVKREKRSFMHRLLGRKSRAA; encoded by the coding sequence CTCGGCTACGGCAGGGGAGACAAGGTTGCCATCATCGGCGACAATCGTCCAGAGTGGCTCTATGCCGAACTCGCTGCCCAGGCCCTCGGTGCTGTGCCTCTCGGGATCTACCAGGATTCTATCCTCACGGAGGTGGCTTATATCATCAACCACTCGGAGGCCAGGCTGGTGGTGGCCGAAGACCAGGAGCAGGTTGACAAGATACTGGAGATGCAGGATGAGCTGCCCAGGCTGGAAAGAATAGTCTACACAGATCTCAAGGGGATGCGCGGCTATGACGATGCCAAGCTTATCTATTTCCCGGAGGTGGAGAAGCTCGGCCGCAACTACGAGGCAGAACATTCCGGTGAATTCGAAAACAGCCTGCAGGAGATCACTGAAAATGATGTGGCCCTCATCTCCTATACTTCAGGTACCACAGGATTTCCCAAGGGCTCACTCCTGACGCATCGTAATATGTTGAAGATGGCGCTCAATCTGAATGCTGTTGATCCAAAATATGAAAGCGACGAGTTTGTTTCCTTCCTGCCCCTGCCATGGATCGGGGAGCAGATGATGGCTGTGTCGAGCGCCCTGGCGATTGGTTTCTCAGTAAACTTTCCAGAGGAGCCTGAAACCGCCACAGCAGACATTTACGAGATCGGCCCCCATGTAATGTTTTCGCCCCCCCGCGTCTGGGAAGGTCTTTCCCGGTCGGTAATGGTGAAACATCTGGATGCCACCTGGCTGAAGCGGCAGGTGTACCGCCTGTGTATGCCCATCGGTTACCGGATGGCAGACTACAAGTTTGCCAAGAAGAAGCCACCATTTGTCTGGAGACTCCTCTATGCGGTTGCCTATCTGGCACTTTTCAGAGCGTTGAAGGATCGCCTCGGCTTCCTGCGCCTCAGGACAGCTTCTACCGGGGGGGCAGCGCTCGGACCTGATGTCTTTCGTTTCTTTCATGCCATTGGCGTCAATCTCAAGCAGATATATGGGCAAACAGAAATATCTGGAATTTCCTGTATCCACCGAGATGGCGATATCGATTTCGATACTGTGGGACTGCCCATCCCAGAGACGGAGATAAGGATTTACAACCCAGATCCGTCCGGAGTGGGCGAGATTATTTCCCGAAGTCCAGCGCTTTTTCAGGGCTACTACAAAGATGAAGAAGCCACAAAGAAAACGGTGGTGGCTGGCTGGCTGCATTCAGGGGACGCTGGCTATATCAATGAGGCAGGCCACCTGGTATGCATCGACAGGATAGCAGATCTCATGCGGCTGGAAGATGGCACCCAATTTTCACCAATGTTCATTGAAAACAAACTGAAATTCTGTCCTTACATTGTAGAGGCAGTTGTGCTCGGTCACGAGAAACCTTATGTCACAGCGATGATCTGCATTGACTACAAACACACGGGAAAGTGGGCTGAGGATCGCCGACTCACCTATACCACCTATACAGATCTGGCCGGCAAGACTGAGGTTTATGACCTGGTTGAACAGGAGGTGGTGCGCGTCAATCTGAGCCTGCCTGAGGGGGCGAGGATCAGAAAGTTTCTTCTTCTCTATAAAGAGCTCGACCCGGATGATGAAGAACTGACCCGAACCAAGAAAATTCGCCGCAGATTCATCAATGAAAAATATTCTCGGGAAATTGCAGGCCTCTATAGTGACAAAGACAAGGTGGACATCGAGTCGCTAATCAGGTATCAGGACGGCAAGACTTCCACTCTGAGAACCAGCCTGCAGATCCGCTCAGTAGACAGCCTGGAACACTATGTTAAAAGGGAAAAGAGGTCATTTATGCACAGGCTCCTCGGGCGGAAATCAAGGGCCGCCTGA